DNA from Gramella sp. MAR_2010_147:
AGGATCCATAGCCATTAAAGGAGCATTAGAAAAGATCAACCTTAAACCTGAAATGGTAGAAGAGGTTTTAATGGGAAATGTTGTTCAGGCTGGTGTAGGTCAGGCTCCGGCAAGACAGGCTTCTCTAGGTGCAGGAATACCAGATTCGGTTCCATGTACCACAATAAATAAAGTATGTGCCAGCGGTATGAAAGCTGTGATGCAAGGAGCACAATCAATTATGTTAGGAGATACCTCAATTGTTGTTGCCGGAGGAATGGAAAACATGAGTCTTATCCCCCATTACGTGCATATGAGAAACGGGAAGAAGTTTGGTCCTGCTACCCTTGAAGATGGGATGCAAAAGGATGGACTTGTAGATGCGTACGATCATAATGCGATGGGAGTTTGTGCAGACCTTTGTGCCACTGAACATAATTTCTCCAGGGAAGACCAGGATAAATTTGCTGTTCAGTCTTATGAAAGATCAGCAAAAGCATGGAAAGAAGGTAAATTTGATAACGAAGTGGTTCCTGTTGAAGTTCCGCAGAGAAAAGGTGATCCTGTTGTTGTAAAAGAAGATGAGGAGTTTAAGAATGTTAGAATGGATAAGATCACTTCTCTTAGACCGGCATTCTCTAAAGATGGAACCGTAACAGCTGCAAATGCTTCTACTATTAATGACGGTGCAGGTTCGGTTATTCTAATGAGCAGGGAAAAAGCAGAAGAGTTAGGTTTAAAGCCATTGGCTACAATTAAAAGTTTTGCAGATGCCGCCACAGAACCTAAGTGGTTCACTACTGCTCCATCTAAAGCATTACCAAAAGCAATTGACAAAGCCGGAATAAAAATGGATGAAGTAGATTTCTTTGAATTTAATGAAGCTTTCTCTGTAGTTGGCCTTGCCAATATGAAAATTTTAGGACTAAATGATAAAAATACTAATGTGAATGGTGGAG
Protein-coding regions in this window:
- a CDS encoding acetyl-CoA C-acyltransferase → MNKEVVIVSAARTPIGSFLGSLSSIPATKLGSIAIKGALEKINLKPEMVEEVLMGNVVQAGVGQAPARQASLGAGIPDSVPCTTINKVCASGMKAVMQGAQSIMLGDTSIVVAGGMENMSLIPHYVHMRNGKKFGPATLEDGMQKDGLVDAYDHNAMGVCADLCATEHNFSREDQDKFAVQSYERSAKAWKEGKFDNEVVPVEVPQRKGDPVVVKEDEEFKNVRMDKITSLRPAFSKDGTVTAANASTINDGAGSVILMSREKAEELGLKPLATIKSFADAATEPKWFTTAPSKALPKAIDKAGIKMDEVDFFEFNEAFSVVGLANMKILGLNDKNTNVNGGAVSLGHPLGCSGVRILITLLNVLEQNNGKLGAAAICNGGGGASAMIIERNS